Part of the Leptospira montravelensis genome, AGTAGGAAACATTTTCCTTTAAATTATAGTCTTCCGGTATCCCGTTCGATTTTGCTGTTACACCAAAATAGAGTTCATCAATTTCTTTTAACTCTTTGATAAAAAAATTAGTTTTGGGATGAACGACAGTTGCAACTTTCACAACGGAACCTTGCCCAAAAGACGCAGAACCTTGGTTTAACGGTCTCACAGAAGCATATAAACTATAAATAGTGGATTCATCTGCTGCTTCTGGGCTGATCCAACTGATCACTGCACCTTTTCCTACACGTTCATATCCAAGCCCTCGAACGTGCATGACACCACCCAAATCTGTACGTGTATCATTCGAAGCCACTTCCTGTTTTGGTTTTTTCGGAGACTCTTCTACAATGACTTCTGCATTATTTTTGGCAGTTTGCTTAACATAAAATACGCGTAAGGTGGATTTTTTATCTTCTAAAGGAATTGTTTCTTCACCACCTACTTGTTTTACAGAAACTCCATAATACAATGTCTGTGACTTATCCAAATCTTGGTCTAAAAAAGTATTTACGGGATGGGTAAGTTCCGCCAGTTTTTCAGCTTTTTGCATGAGCGGCAAACTTGTTAGTGGTGAATTTGATCTATATACAGTGTATAAAGTCCTTCCCGCTATGGCTCCATTTGGCGGTATCCAATTCAATCGAATGAATTTTTTTTCTATGTTTGCAGTAATATCGGAAATCCCACCTACCATCGACTGAATTCCTGCATCAGCCGGAAAAGCCGGGAAATCGGGGTTTTGGCCAACAACAGGTGTTCCATTTTCTTCCGCTATATGAATTGGGGTTACCGTATAGTTTTGGTTAGCAAAAAGTTTCACTTCCCTTCGACGAACATCCGTTACCATAACGATTGCATAATAGTAAGTTCCCGGTTTTAAATTATAATCAAAATATACTCGAGTAGGATTGGATGTGGAAGTTTTATATCTACCTAAAGAATCGGCAATATACAATTTGTCTGGACTATCAATCATAACTGTGGACCGGGCCACAATGATTTCGCCTTCTTGTTTGGGAGGATCCCAGTCTAAACGAATCGATTTTTTATCAGGTAATAGGCTAACATGTATTGCCTTCGCTATAGAAGGATAACGGCTTTCCTCAAATCCAGAGTCCGCAGAAACCCCAACGAACGAAAAGAGCAGCATAACCATCCAGAGCTGAATCGAGAACTTCATACTTAGATTTTCGGTGGTAAAGGTCCTCTAATTGAATTTTTCGTTTGTACTTTCCCTGCTTTTCTGTAAGAATTGTCATTATGTCCGAAACGGAATACTACCGTTCTCAAACTTACCAAGAATATTTACTCTCAAGCCATAGGCGAGAGTTATGCCCACCTGAAGATGTATATGCGTTTTTCAATTGGAAGGGATTAAATAACCTCGTGGATTTTGGAAGTGGACTTGGATTTTACTTCACTGAATTTAGAAAGTGGTTTCCCGATGTTTGGATTTGGGCAGCCGAATGCCAACAAGAGATTATCGATATGATTTTACGGCGTAAACTCATGGAAGGCATTGAACAACTTACTCCTTTCCACATTGACCAGTCCGACCACCCCCTACTTCCAGAATGGGTTCCTGTTCCAGAAATCATATTTGCTTCTCTTTCCCTTTCAACATTTCCTAACCCTGGTTTGGCGATGGATGGACTCATTCGCTCTATGAAAGCTGGTGGGCGACTTTTTATAGTAGATTGGTCAAAAACGGAATCAGGCTTTGGTCCTAAAATTAATGAAAAAATCTCTATGGATAAAATGAAATTTCTAGCAGAAGAATACAAATTAGAAGTTACAAAATCAGGTAGAATTTCAGAACATTTTTATGGAATGGAAGTGAAAGCAAGTTCCAGTTTTATTTATGGATATTACGATCTAAAAGAAGAGGAAGATGAAGACAGCGCTGTCTTCAAACAATAATTTAAAAAACTAGAACCAAACTTATTTATTCTTCCGCTTATGTATATATGTGGAGCGAAGAACAAAAGTCCATCATAGAGTCAAATCATCCCATTAAACAAGTGATTGCTGGGGCCGGTTCTGGTAAAACGGCAACTATGGTTGGCCTTTTAGAAGAAAGAGAAAAAGTAAAATCTATTCCACCAGAAAACACTCTTGTTGTCACCTTTACTAAAAAAGCTACACATGAATTTAAGGAAAGGTGCAGGAAAAAAGGTCTTTCTTCGGCGTATCATATTTCCACCTTTCATGCGTTTTGTTACTTTGCGCTAAAACATTACGATAACTCTAAAAACTGGTCCCTTTACAAACTACTAGCAGAAT contains:
- a CDS encoding SAM-dependent methyltransferase, whose protein sequence is MSETEYYRSQTYQEYLLSSHRRELCPPEDVYAFFNWKGLNNLVDFGSGLGFYFTEFRKWFPDVWIWAAECQQEIIDMILRRKLMEGIEQLTPFHIDQSDHPLLPEWVPVPEIIFASLSLSTFPNPGLAMDGLIRSMKAGGRLFIVDWSKTESGFGPKINEKISMDKMKFLAEEYKLEVTKSGRISEHFYGMEVKASSSFIYGYYDLKEEEDEDSAVFKQ
- a CDS encoding tetratricopeptide repeat protein, producing MLLFSFVGVSADSGFEESRYPSIAKAIHVSLLPDKKSIRLDWDPPKQEGEIIVARSTVMIDSPDKLYIADSLGRYKTSTSNPTRVYFDYNLKPGTYYYAIVMVTDVRRREVKLFANQNYTVTPIHIAEENGTPVVGQNPDFPAFPADAGIQSMVGGISDITANIEKKFIRLNWIPPNGAIAGRTLYTVYRSNSPLTSLPLMQKAEKLAELTHPVNTFLDQDLDKSQTLYYGVSVKQVGGEETIPLEDKKSTLRVFYVKQTAKNNAEVIVEESPKKPKQEVASNDTRTDLGGVMHVRGLGYERVGKGAVISWISPEAADESTIYSLYASVRPLNQGSASFGQGSVVKVATVVHPKTNFFIKELKEIDELYFGVTAKSNGIPEDYNLKENVSYFKYDFSKDIAPHEEPNVVAESRPKKEPEKTDVYKNEHAVTPTESLPPKENAEQVNDFKEETSATVNYDLGQTDLNQIIKETVLRKKYEVAVYRLEEYLKNESNSYLKGKAMFFLGVSALKTGDTKKALKCFLKRETKSYSPSRVEFWTNQTLSQAGRGNL